A stretch of DNA from Opisthocomus hoazin isolate bOpiHoa1 chromosome 15, bOpiHoa1.hap1, whole genome shotgun sequence:
TTTCACGCCCATCGGCGAGACGGAGGTGCGCCCCAACATCCAGGTGAAGCACCTCAACCACAACTCGGCCATCCTCACCGTGCAGATTCCCTACCCCTTCAGCAAGATGTACATCCTCTCCCAGTTCGAAAACGGCTTCTCCTCCATGATCACCAAGCTCAGGAAGAAGGAGGAGAACATCACCGTGAGCAACCTAGTAGCACAAAGAGATTACACTTACTGTGTGGTCTCTGTCCACCAATACTCCAAGTACAACCACACCTGTGTCACCATCACACCCACCAGACCCAACCGCAAGGAGCCGGTGCCCACCCCTTCCACGGCCACTCATTATATCATGACAATCCTGGGCTGTCTCTTTGGCATGGTGATTGTCCTGGGCGTTGTGTATTACTGTCTCCGGAAGAGGCGCCAGCAGGAGGAGAAGCACAAAAAGGCTGCCGGCAGCATGAAGAAGACCATCATCGAGCTGAAATATGGGCCAGAAATGGAGACCACCAGCATCACCCAGCTGTCCCAGGGACAGATGCTGGGCGGGGAGACAGTGACCCGCATCCCCTACCTGCCTTCTGCTGGTGAGGTGGAACAGTACAAGCTGATTGAAAGCAGCGAGACCCCAAAGGCCACCAAGGGCAACTACATGGAGGTGAGAACGGGTGAGCAGTCAGAGAGGCGAGACTGTGAGCTGTCCCTGCCACCGGACACCCAGAGCTCTGTGGCCGAGATCTCCACCATTGCCAAGGAGGTGGACAAGGTGAACCAGATCATCAACAACTGCATCGATGCCTTGAAATCTGAGTCCACCTCCTTCCAAGGGGTGAAATCGGGGGCAGTCTCCACAGTGGAGCCTCAGCTGGTGCTCTTATCAGAGCAGATCCCCAGCAAGCACGGATTCCTCTCCCCTGTCTACAAGGAAAGCTACAATCACCCTCTCCAGCGGCACCACAGCATGGAGGCAGCCCCTAAACGCTCCAGCACCTCTTCCAGTGGCTCCATACGGAGCCCCAGGTCCTACCGCTCTGAGGGATCGGGCCACAAATCAGAAGCCAAATACATCGAGAAGACGTCCCCCACTACTGACACCATCCTCACTGTGACACCGGCCGCGGCCATCCTGAGGGCAGAGGCGGAAAAGATCCGTCAGTACAGCGAACACCGGCACTCGTACCCTGGCTCACATCAAGGGGAGCAGCACGACAGCATGGCGGGGCGAAAGCCCTCCATCCTGGAGCCTCTGACCCGTCCTCGCCCCAGAGACCTGGCCTATTCCCAGCTCTCACCTCAGTATCACAACCTGAGCTACACCTCCAGCCCAGAGTACACCTGCAAACCATCGCACAGCATCTGGGAGCGCTTCAAACTCAACCGCAAGCGGCACAAAGATGAGGAGGAGTATATGGCAGCCGGCCATGCCCTACGCAAAAAGGTCCAGTTTGCCAAAGACGAGGATCTTCATGACATCTTAGACTACTGGAAGGGCGTCTCTGCCCAGCAAAAGTCCTGAGTCCTCACACAACTCGTGACTTAACATACTAACTGGACCAAAAGAAATCCACAGCAGCTATTTTTATTCAGACTgtctttgaaacaaaataaaattaaaaataaaaatcaataaaaataaaagaaagaacaaattatGGAAATCTATAAATATTCTATATAATATATAAAGCGAAATATTAGAATGTCCTCACATTGGTGAGACACGCACCAAATTTGAACACAAACTTTACAAAACAAACTGCGGagtgaaaaaaagagttttgtttcattttgattttttaaaaaaaataagaaaaaagaaaaaaaatgaatataaaaagaaagtgaaagagcGGGCAGAGAGCTGAGGTCTGGCGATTCCCAGTATTGCATTGCATGAGTCCCTATTCCGTGATTTTGTGGATTCTTTGTGAACAGTTtgtgttcttccttccttcccttccaaaatcaacagcaacaaaaacagcgacaaaaaaccaaaaagagacCAGAAGGAGATCCATCCTTTGGGCTGTTTTTGCAAACGGAGTCTTCCAGTTTAGACTTTCACCCGGTTGAAGGCCCGTTCACATTTTCACTCACTGAGAGGTTTTACCACACATTGCATTGTAAACCGAAGTCGTTAATTGTACAGAGAAAATTTCTATATTTGCAATGTTTGCTGTATaatgagaaagagagaggagaaaaaaaccccaatactaCATctactaaaaatatatatatatatatctatattcaCCTGTTTGTACCAGGTTTTAATCATGGATTTTAGAGAAAGAGATGGAGTTTGatttgaaggacttttttttatttgttggttCGTGGGTGCTTGGTTGATGGGATATTTTTTGGAGAGGGGGgagtgtttgggtttttggtttcTCCCAGCAATTTTCTGTGTCCAAGTTCTCATCATTTCCAAGTACATTGAGAAAAAAGGCATGTACCTAGAAAAGCAGAATCCCTCACCTTATTCCAGGGGGGAGACCATCACCACCAGGAACAGGGAAGGAGGTGAGAAGTGAAGGGCTCTTGGTTGAGCAGGTGCCACCAAGCAATGGGATTTCTCCTGCAAAATAGAGGGAATCTCCCCCTTGGGGCCAGCCAGTGAGGGGTGGGTTATCCCCTTACCTTGCAAGATGGAGAGCCAGCGATGGGTTAGAGCAGATTGCCTCTTGCCGCTCTCCAGAGGGAGAAGACACTAAGCATTTACAGCTTGCCCATATTGAGAGCTATTACAGTAGGCAGAGGAGCCAGTCCAGGGATCCTGCCGCTCACTGCTGGGATTTCCACCACCCCACGTCCTGCTGGTCCCCCACAGATAACCCCAAACGCAGCCTCAGGCAGCGAGTGCAGCACCTCCTGACTGCAGCCCCAGCATTGTCCACGGGCTAGTTTGGCTCCCATTTCCCACAAAAGGCTTTGGAGATGGACACCTTGGGGAGCCTCTGAGCAACCCTTGGGACTGCAAGAATGGAAGGCAGGAGATGGCTTTGTGTCCACGTCTGGCATCCACCCAAGCAGCCATATGCCCCTTGACCATTGCTTGCCAATGCCTGTGCAAGACTTAACAGCTTTCTGCCCCATCTCTAAAGTACTCACAGATgatggggtgaggaggaggagggaggtgttgAGGCCGTGAAGGCAATCCCAGGCCATGCTGGTGGCTGAAGGACCCAATTTTGCCCCAGTGAGCTCCATGAGTCACAAGCCACTATGTCTCACCCCATGACCGATATGAAGCAGGGGCAACAGATGGgtcagggagctgctctgctcccccgCTGAGGGTGTGGGAGCCCAGCGAGCCAGCCCAGTGAGGCGATAAGCTCCCCAGATGCATCCCTTCAGGGCCCTGCTGCTTGCCAGAGTTTTTCCCTTGCATCCTGCTCACAAGTCTCTTTGGATGGGCATCCCGAGTCCTGACGGATGAGCACTAGGGCCCAGGAGCAAACCATATCCCATCCTGTTATTTCaatatttcaaagtgattctgaCAGGTATTCTTGAAAAAGGTTATGTTTGTTCAGAAAGGAGCTGAGCCAGGAAGACATGGAGCAGGCTGGGAAGTGCACAAGTCCATTCCCCATGGTTATTTGTGTAGACAACAAACCATTAGCAGGGTTTCATAACAAAAGGCAGGCAATTTCCCAGGAACATATTCACTCTGCATGAGCAAAGGCAcattcctccacctcctccaggtGCCCCAGATGCTACCCACAGTGTGCAGCTTCTCAGGGCTGCGTCTTGCTCACCAGTCAGAGAGGAGATCGCCCCTCTCTTGTTTCATGGCATCATGGTGGGTCCCTCCTCAGGTCTCAGCCACAGCACCTGGACCAAAGCAAACCCTTCAGCTGAAACCACCTTGCCTTGCAAACCCTGAGTGCCTCCTGGGGAAACGGGAGCTGGTCAGCAAAGATGGATGAGGAAACAGTAGTGGGGCCTCCTGGCACTGTTTCATGGTCtcagaggatcacagaatcacagaatgttaggggttggaagggacctctgtgggtcatctagtccaaccccctgctgaagcagggtcacctagagcaggcaagATTCCTCAGCAAGGAGCTGGGATGGTCAAAGGTGGTGGCAGTTCATGAGTTAATTTGGGCTCAGATGCTCCAGCAACGGCAGTCACTGACAGATACCAAAAGACCTTCCTCAGTCACTCTCCCCACTGAGATCAGTTCCCACACCAGTTTGGAAATGACACGGTGACCATCTCCACGGCAGCCAGGAGCAATGGCACAACCAGCAGAGCGTAACACCTCCCTGTCGAGGCAGCAGCACGGCAGCAGCGAGTTCATCTCTGTACCTGGGGCGAGTCATTTTGCTCCTCTCTGcttctgtttcctcctctgcaaaatgcTTCCTTGTGGCGTTGAGGGTGTAGGCTGGTTGGGAGGCTCAATTAATTAATTGCCTGTCTGTGAAGCCCGTTTAGCTCCTAGAATAAAAGCCGCTATAGAAATGCAAAGTTGTTAGTGGCATAAAACAGCAGGGGCAGATGAAATCAAAGCTTGATTCTGTCTTCACACCAGGATTTCACTGGTCATAAACCAACAGAGACCAACACAGGAAAAGTGATAGAGCTATGCCGGCCTTTCTAAATTAAACACTTCCCAGATGCAAACTCTCTGcagctggagaaaaggagggttaGAAAAGGTCTAGGCCCCTCCATCTGCAAGGTGTCTCCATGGCATTGTGTACCCCCATAGTTGGTGGGGCCTCACTGTGGGTCTCGGAAAGCTCCAGATGGCTCCTTGGGTGATGAAGCAATGGCTGTGCTGCTGAGCACcctccagcctccttgccctCCCTCTGAGATACGGTGCAGTCCTGGCAGCTGTTGTCCATGTGCCTTGGCATGAGATGCCACAAGATGAGCTGAGAAAAAAGCCAGgcaagaaaagggaagaagtcccactgtccccaaagccccCACCCCATGCATGGACCTCCTGAGATGCCTCAACACAGGGCCTGGTGAGCTCTGTCCACAGCATCCTCCATCCCTCCGAGGCAGCTGCTTTACAGGCCTCTCCAAGGGCAGAACGGGAATTTCACCACCTGCAACCTGTTGGGAGCTTTTcttctttatctttttcttctgttcaacTACCAAAGCTctcaagctgcttctgcaaagagGAATGATACCTCGTCCAGCCAGGCTGTTCCTATTGCCCCAAACCCATCCAAAACAAGAGGGCTCCCCGCCAAGCAGAAAGGAGggggcacaggaaagacatgtcTGAGTGAAGAGGAGGGGAGGCCAAGGGAAAGGTTTCTCCTTCGCTTTGCCCCACCTCAAGGGGCAATGGGGACCAGCGAACTGGAAGCCAGCCCAGAAGGCCACTGCCAGCGCCGAGGACCCAGAGGTTCCCATAtccccctcctgcagcagcccagggTCTGCCATGGGAGAGCGTGaacaaagggaagggaaaagaaagggagggagagggatgaaaggcagggagaggagggcaATGCAGCGGCAGGGGAGGGCAGAGGCGGTGGGAGCAGCTATGCCCGGCGTGGGACAGGCGGCAGACCCTGGAGAGGCCAGTGAAGGCATCGAGCAAAGCTGCTCTGAGAGATAATTCTTTTTAAGAGACAGCAGTTGTTTCCCTGCGGCAATGAAACAGAGACAAGGAGCAGAGGGATCCATCACTGCTTCTGCCCTGTGCCGCTCTGAGAAATTTCCTCGTTGGCTGAGGTTGGAGGGAGCCATGTCTACTCCCGGAAAATGCTCCTGGAGAGCTTCGAAGGCAGCTGCCCGTGGCTGCACCGAGCTGCCGCATCACCATTATCACCTCTCCAGGATGCTCCAGATGAGCCCCAAGGGAATGAGCACTCCTCTACTGCAAGGTTCTTGAGCAAGAACCGCTGCTGGGCTGTCACCAGCGGCCGTTGAGCCCCCCCAGCCTTACTGCTCCTTCTCAGCCCCACTCCCGTGAGCCTGCCCACCACCTATAGCTGCTATATGGGGATCCTCCTCCTGGAGGGCTCTGCTGTTCCCCCGCAGGACAAGGATAGCCCTGGGGCCATGTCTAAACGCATTCTGCTGATGCCCTTTCTGTGTCCACAAAACTGCTGATGTTTAAACCATGGTCTTCAAGGGCAAAACCAAGGCAGGACTCAAAATTCCCACTCTGATCCCTCCCTCAGCATCTTAGCAAAGGCAGC
This window harbors:
- the ELFN1 gene encoding protein ELFN1 encodes the protein MAGRRWAATSALCMCVAAVSLLHAGGVRADCWLIEGDKGFVWLAICSQNQPPYESIPQQINSTIVDLRLNDNKIKSVQYASLSRFGNLTYLNLTKNEISYIEDGAFSGQFNLQVLQLGYNRLRNLTEGILRGLGKLEYLYLQANLIESVTPNAFWECPNIVNIDLSMNRIQRLDSNTFRGLNKLSVCELYSNPFYCSCELLGFLQWLEAFTNMTRTYDRMQCDSPPDYMGYYLLGQGRTGYRNALSMLSSLCTGGSYTVIPRFIPPRYQVTTAPSESPCSEDECSSGDGTTPQFSLFTPIGETEVRPNIQVKHLNHNSAILTVQIPYPFSKMYILSQFENGFSSMITKLRKKEENITVSNLVAQRDYTYCVVSVHQYSKYNHTCVTITPTRPNRKEPVPTPSTATHYIMTILGCLFGMVIVLGVVYYCLRKRRQQEEKHKKAAGSMKKTIIELKYGPEMETTSITQLSQGQMLGGETVTRIPYLPSAGEVEQYKLIESSETPKATKGNYMEVRTGEQSERRDCELSLPPDTQSSVAEISTIAKEVDKVNQIINNCIDALKSESTSFQGVKSGAVSTVEPQLVLLSEQIPSKHGFLSPVYKESYNHPLQRHHSMEAAPKRSSTSSSGSIRSPRSYRSEGSGHKSEAKYIEKTSPTTDTILTVTPAAAILRAEAEKIRQYSEHRHSYPGSHQGEQHDSMAGRKPSILEPLTRPRPRDLAYSQLSPQYHNLSYTSSPEYTCKPSHSIWERFKLNRKRHKDEEEYMAAGHALRKKVQFAKDEDLHDILDYWKGVSAQQKS